Genomic DNA from Deltaproteobacteria bacterium:
ATCGTGCTCAAGGATGGGCAGAGCCTCTGGCGGCGAGTTGATTATCCCAAAGGCTCACCGGAAAATCCGATGACGACGGATGAAATTGAGGATAAATTCAAAGCCCTGGCTCGGACCGTGAAAGATCAAGATGCCATTTTATCAATCCTGAAATTTTACCAAAGCCTTGAGGAATTAAAAGACCTTTCTCCACTGATCGCCCTGCTGCGCTAATTGCCGGCAAAACGAGAAAAGATATTTCCCGCCTGAAATTCCTGGATATTCAAAATCGTTTAGGCCGGCTGGAGGATTTGCAGCTTGGTTCCGACCACCATGCCCTTTACCGCCTCCCTATACTCCAGCATATGGGGGGCGCTAAGGTGAGTTTCCAGGGCTTTTAGGTCAATCCATTTTTCGATCATGGTGACGACATTCTCCCGTACCGGCATTTGCGCTTTGATGCTCGTGGGTACATCAATGGCCGGCCCGTATTCCAAGCAGCCTTTTTCGGCCTTCACCTTGGGCACCAGTTGTTGAACTTTTTTTAAAAACTCATCCCTTTTTCCTGCCATCAGTTCAATCGTGGCAATCACGTAAATCATTTAAAACTCTCCTTTCTGTTAAATGGATTACCCGGTTTGATTGAAAACCTTGGAATTATTTCGGCGGGACGCAGATAAACTCAGAAATATCAGGATTTAAAATAAGCATTATCTGCGTTTATCGGCGTAAATCTGCGTCCCGAACGAAATAAAATTATGCCGACTTCACGGCCCCAGCAACGGTGCGACCGAGTTGGGTACACTCAGCGAGGGCCGCCGGCTTCGGCTGCCACTTCGCGCGCGCCCCCTGCGCAACCACCGGAATTTTACAGCGTTGGAATTGTTCTTCGATTAATTTTACCGCCTCCCCGCTCCAACCGTATGTCCCAAAAGCCGCACCGATCTTGTTCTGGAACTTCAAACCCCTGATGTCTTCCAAAATGGGAGTAAGGGTCGGTAAAATCCCCTGGTTTAGCGTTGGGGAACCGATAATGATGGCTTTGGTCTTAAAAATTTCGGTGATAACGTCATTCCGGTCTGATACCGCCATATGGAACAATTTATAGGAGACTCCTTCGGAGGCCAGGCCGTCACCAATCGCCTCAGCCATGCGCCGGGTACCGTTCCACATGGTATCGAAGAGGATCACGGCAGACTTTTCCGGAACTTGAGCCGCCCATTCCTGGTACTTTTTTACGATCTGGAGCGGATCTTTGCGCCAGATAACTCCGTGGCTGGGGGCGATGATTTGCACCGGAAGGTTCAGCGCCAGAACCTCTTCGATCTTTTTCAAAACCAGGTTGCTGAAAGGCGTTAAGATGTTGGCATAGTACTTGAGGGCCTCCTCGAATAACTCTTCCGAGTTAACCTCGTCGTTGAAACGAAAAGCGGTAGCGTAGTGCTGTCCAAAGGCGTCATTGGGCATGAGTATATTTTTTCCGGTGAGATAAGTGAACATGCTGTCCGGCCAGTGAAGCATGGGGGCTTCGACGAAGATCAAGTCATTTTTACCGATGTT
This window encodes:
- a CDS encoding MmgE/PrpD family protein, with protein sequence IVLKDGQSLWRRVDYPKGSPENPMTTDEIEDKFKALARTVKDQDAILSILKFYQSLEELKDLSPLIALLR
- a CDS encoding putative quinol monooxygenase: MIYVIATIELMAGKRDEFLKKVQQLVPKVKAEKGCLEYGPAIDVPTSIKAQMPVRENVVTMIEKWIDLKALETHLSAPHMLEYREAVKGMVVGTKLQILQPA
- a CDS encoding MBL fold metallo-hydrolase — encoded protein: MVTELTKGVYWVGVVDWGLRLFHGHELSTHRGSTYNSYLIVDDKIVLVDTVWGPFRDRLIENIREVIDPAKIDIVVANHSETDHSGGLPEVMRHIPNATVVVSSRGEESVEGHYHQPWKFRKVKTGEKINIGKNDLIFVEAPMLHWPDSMFTYLTGKNILMPNDAFGQHYATAFRFNDEVNSEELFEEALKYYANILTPFSNLVLKKIEEVLALNLPVQIIAPSHGVIWRKDPLQIVKKYQEWAAQVPEKSAVILFDTMWNGTRRMAEAIGDGLASEGVSYKLFHMAVSDRNDVITEIFKTKAIIIGSPTLNQGILPTLTPILEDIRGLKFQNKIGAAFGTYGWSGEAVKLIEEQFQRCKIPVVAQGARAKWQPKPAALAECTQLGRTVAGAVKSA